Proteins encoded together in one Mercenaria mercenaria strain notata chromosome 18, MADL_Memer_1, whole genome shotgun sequence window:
- the LOC123537874 gene encoding E3 ubiquitin-protein ligase TRIM71-like, translated as MSGTGAMDNNMLTISELLETGFIKCSICKSVYQDPRLLPCLHTFCHKCIQGITEIEKPSKSSKNQTESPNQLQTVNGNEEENETNDEKKTGKKMKLVCPVCVSPIEVGITDKKPNEFPSNTFMKDLSDMFDYKHEKERQCEYCKFDGKITSASSLCLDCHDNMCQGCTGAHFRTKVTRTHKVIPYSQVQKGLYDTDIREYQTPTCTKHADEPLNIFCEKCELLICKECKVGNHDDHKWSSADKAVLKYEVQMINLLKGIQQQIPSIHKYVQFLSNYEKSIEGGREKLTNSIKKQADELHRMIDEQKASSLEAVNNACDTERCEIQVRSSNLQTAATSLENNEEYLRQLLKHGKPEEVLTLHREITQRLTQLTHMQMDGITARLKTDFIPGSSTLRNIQTVFGKLSIDHVPLKHSESGLASGSALQISNMLPNVRNTPELILEFNGEGMSDTKEVWPTGVAVTKDDELVIVDRDNKKVKIYERNGKLKQEIHGKGENKLETPFDVTVLKSGDLAVSDHEAENVKLFTSTGEHTLTITDGIKYPRGITTNTKGEVIILDCQLQQVTVHDPKSGALIKTIEGKDTKGIKVLVDPYYITVTPQDNIIVTDTASPNIKVFSPDGKYLANYGHYGMRNDEVLQPYGVCCDHYGYIFVADNQNHRIHLLLPDGKLSKFLLTKTESLWHPMGLALTENGNLVVTEALGKVKIYKYI; from the coding sequence ATGTCTGGTACAGGTGCTATGGATAACAATATGCTCACTATTAGTGAACTCTTAGAGACTGGTTTCATCAAATGTTCAATCTGCAAATCAGTCTACCAAGATCCTAGACTACTTCCCTGTCTTCACACTTTCTGTCATAAATGCATACAAGGAATCACTGAAATTGAAAAGCCATCTAAATCTTCTAAGAACCAGACTGAAAGTCCTAACCAATTACAGACTGTGAATggaaatgaagaagaaaatgaaaccAATGATGAGAAGAAAACTGGAAAGAAAATGAAACTAGTCTGTCCAGTCTGTGTGTCTCCGATTGAAGTTGGTATAACAGATAAGAAACCAAATGAATTTCCATCAAATACATTTATGAAAGATCTAAGTGACATGTTTGATTATAAACATGAGAAAGAAAGGCAATGTGAATATTGTAAATTTGATGGCAAGATAACTTCAGCAAGTTCACTCTGCTTGGATTGCCATGACAACATGTGTCAAGGTTGCACAGGAGCACATTTCAGAACAAAGGTCACAAGAACTCACAAGGTCATTCCTTACTCTCAAGTGCAGAAAGGTCTTTATGACACTGACATTCGGGAATACCAGACACCTACATGTACAAAGCATGCAGATGAGCCACTGAACATATTCTGTGAGAAATGTGAACTACTGATATGTAAAGAATGCAAAGTTGGTAACCATGACGACCACAAATGGTCAAGTGCAGATAAAGCAGTCCTGAAGTATGAGGTCCAGATGATAAACTTACTAAAAGGTATCCAGCAGCAAATTCCATCCATTCATAAATACGTACAGTTTCTGTCTAACTATGAAAAATCTATCGAAGGAGGTAGAGAGAAACTCACAAACAGCATCAAGAAACAGGCAGATGAGTTACACAGAATGATAGATGAACAAAAGGCCAGCAGCCTGGAGGCTGTGAACAATGCCTGTGATACAGAGAGATGCGAAATCCAGGTGAGGAGTTCGAATCTCCAAACGGCCGCAACCTCCCTGGAAAACAATGAAGAGTATCTGAGACAGCTGTTGAAACACGGCAAGCCAGAGGAGGTGTTAACACTACATAGGGAGATCACACAGCGGCTAACACAGCTTACACATATGCAAATGGATGGTATAACAGCAAGACTGAAGACTGATTTTATTCCTGGAAGCTCAACACTGAGGAACATACAAACTGTATTTGGGAAACTTTCTATTGATCATGTTCCTCTAAAACATTCTGAGAGTGGTTTGGCTTCTGGCAGTGCTCTTCAAATCTCCAACATGTTACCTAACGTACGGAACACACCAGAACTGATTCTAGAATTTAATGGTGAAGGTATGTCTGACACTAAAGAAGTATGGCCAACTGGTGTCGCAGTTACAAAAGATGATGAACTTGTTATAGTTGACAGAGATAATAAGAAAGTCAAAATTTATGAAAGAAATGGAAAGTTAAAACAGGAAATTCATGGCAAAGGGGAGAATAAGCTTGAAACTCCATTTGATGTTACGGTTCTGAAATCTGGGGATTTAGCAGTCTCTGACCATGAAGCTGAAAATGTGAAGCTATTCACTTCTACTGGGGAGCATACATTAACAATCACAGATGGAATAAAATATCCAAGGGGAATAACTACCAACACAAAGGGAGAAGTTATTATTCTAGATTGTCAATTACAACAAGTAACAGTTCATGACCCAAAAAGTGGGGCATTAATCAAAACAATTGAAGGCAAGGACACCAAAGGAATTAAGGTCCTAGTTGACCCTTATTACATCACTGTGACCCCACAAGATAACATTATAGTAACTGACACCGCATCACCAAATATAAAAGTCTTCAGCCCTGACGGGAAATACCTCGCAAACTATGGCCACTATGGTATGAGAAATGACGAAGTTCTTCAGCCTTATGGTGT